The genome window TCGAAATTCAGCAGCCGTCCGCTGAGTTCAAGCGAGCCGTCGCGTGCCGTCAGTGTGACGGTCTGGGCCAGCGCGATTGCCGGGGCACAAAGGAAAAGCGCGGCGAAGGCCGCCGCGCGTATCATGGTCATGGATCAGTCCGGCTTGGGCGGTATCAGTTCGCCGCAATCTTTATGGTTCCGATGGTTTTTTTCAACACCTGAGTGCCCTCATCCGCCCCACAAGCCGGCATTTCCAGGCTGAGGTCGGTGATAACCGGCACGCCGTCAGTCTGTGTCTGTATCGCCTGACCGGCCAGTGTCGTTCCGCAGGTCTGATCCGTGGCTGCCGCCTCTACAAATACATCGACAACGCCATTGGGCATCGCGTCAGAAACCGGAAAACTATAGACCTCGGCCATTGCAAGTTCGGGGTCGCCCAGCCGCAGCAAAGTGCCGCCCTTGGTCCACGGACTTCCCGGAGACTGGTTCCAGACATGCCCCGCCTCGCCAGGGCGCGCCCCGAATTCAAGGGCGTGAAGCGTCAGGCCCGCATCGCCCTGCCATTGCACGCCGACGCGCCGCATGGTGCCCGCATCTGGCGCGGCAATGGTGATTTCTGCTGTCGCGTCGCCCACGGCGGCCTGAAAGGTTGCCAGAATTGTCAGCGCCGGAACCGCCGTGCTGTAGCGACCATAGGCATCGGTGCGTCCTGAAAACGCCAGGGCACCGTGCCGAATATCGACCCGGGCACCGGGGTCGCATGGTGCATCAAGCGCCAGCAGGATAAGCCCTTCACCGCCAAGCACGGCATCAAGCTGAGGGGTGCAGGTGCGGCCCGCGTTGTCTGTGTCGCCATCAATCGACGGGCTTGGCGTGGCCGAGGCCGGAATCTGCCGCGTCATTAGTGGCCGGTTCACCGGTTGAAGCGGCGGGCGCATGTCCATCGGTGGTCTAAACACGGCATCAACCGTGCCAATTTCTCCGGCGGTGAATGTGGCGTGACGCAGCCGGGCGCCATTGTCGGGGGCCTGATACCCCAGAACCGACGCAACCGCCGGTGTGTCGTGAAATGCGTAACCTGCCCCCAGGATGGCCGATGCAATCAGCCCGATGGTTACAGCGGTTTTTTTACTGCTCATCGCTGCCTCCGTCGTTAACGTGCAATATGTTCGATAATGGAAACATTACCGAATTATTGGGCCGATCCTAAGGCCAAAAATCAAATTCTGCATCATGCAAATCGAACGCAGATTTCGTGGCAGTTGCGGCACCGACCGCTAGGTCTAGCCCTCAGCGCAAGGCCGACACAATTCTGCCCCATTTCCGCCCAAATTCTGACCCTATGCCAGACGCCCGTGGCAATGTTTGAATTTCTTCCCTGAACCACAGGGGCAGGCATCGTTGCGGGCCGGGTTGCCCCAGGTGGTCGGATCGCCTTCAACAAACCCCGGCGCGGCGTCTTCGGGCCGTGGTTCCGGCGCGGCCTCGTCGACCTGCGCCTGTTGCTGCCCCTGTTGCTGTGCAGTCATCTGGCGCAGCATCTCGGCCTGTTCTTCCGCGCTGAGCGGACGTATCTGACCCAGCTTCTGGGTTACATCGGCGCGCAAGCTGTCCAGCATGGATTCGAACAGCTGAAAGCTTTCGTTCTTGTATTCGTTCAGCGGGTCGCGCTGGGCATAGCCACGGAATCCGACGACCGAGCGCAGGTGTTCCAGCGTCAGCAGATGTTCGCGCCACTTCGCATCAATCGTCTGCAACAGGATCTGCTTTTCGATCGAGCGCATATTCTCGGGCCCGAACTGCGCCGCCTTGGCGGCCATCATCTCGTCACTGGCTTTGTAAAGGCGTTCGCGAATTTCTTCGTCGTCGACACCGTCTTCATCCATCCAGGTCGCCACATCCGTGTCGATATTGACCCGCTCGACCATAGCGGCGTGAAGTCCCGCTCCGTCCCACTGGTCGGCGTAAGTCTTCGCCGGAATGAACTCATCGACCGCATCGTCGATCACCTGGTGGCGCATATCCTCGGCAATCTCGGCAATCTCTTCGGCTTCCATGATGTCGCGGCGCTGGGTGAAGATCACTTTGCGCTGTTCGTTCATCACATCGTCGAACTTCAGCAGCTGCTTGCGGATGTCGAAGTTGCGCCCTTCGACCTTGGCCTGCGCCTTCTCAAGGCTTTTATTCACCCAAGGGTGCACAATCGCCTCACCCTCTTTCATGCCGAGCGTGCTGAGCACTTTGTCGAGGCGTTCTGATCCGAAAATCCGCATCAGATCGTCTTCCAGGCTCAGGAAGAACGAGGATTTGCCCGGGTCACCCTGACGGCCAGACCGGCCGCGCAACTGGTTGTCGATCCGCCGGCTTTCGTGGCGTTCCGAGGCGAGCACAAACAGACCGCCCGCCGCCAGAACCTTGGCCTTTTCGTCGGCATGCTCTGCCTCGATCCGGGTGCGCACAGCTTCCGGGTCAGCCTCTGGGTCGGCGGTCAGCGCTTCCAGCACCTTCATCTCGACGTTGCCACCCAGCTGAATGTCGGTTCCGCGCCCGGCCATATTGGTCGCGATAGTCACCGCGCCGAACTTGCCCGCATCGGCAATGATCTGCGCTTCCTGTTCGTGCTGGCGCGCGTTCAGGACGTTGTGCGTAATCCCTTCCTTGGACAGGATCTGGCTGATCTCTTCAGATTTCTCGATCGAGGTGGTGCCGACCAGCACCGGCTGACCCTTTTCGTGGGCCTTCTTGGTTTCCTCGATAATCGCGGCGTATTTCTCGACCGCCGTGCGATAGACTGCGTCGTGTTCATCAACCCGCGCGACATCCTGGTTGGTCGGAATTTCCACCACACCCAATCCGTAAATTTCGTTGAATTCTTCGGCCTCGGTCGCCGCCGTACCGGTCATCCCGGCCAGCTTGTCGTAAAGCCGGAAGTAATTCTGGAACGTCACGCTGGCCAATGTCACGTTTTCGGGCTGAATCGAGACATCTTCCTTGGCCTCGATCGCCTGGTGCAGACCATCCGACAAGCGGCGGCCAGACATCATCCGCCCGGTGAATTCGTCGATCAGAACAACTTCGCCATCGCGAACGATGTAATCCTTGTCCTTGGTAAAAAGTTTATGCGCGCGAAGCCCCTGGTTGATGTGGTGCACGATGGTCGTGCTTTCCGGGTCATACAGCGTCTGCCCTTCTGGCAGGATGCCCGAGGCTGTCAGGTGTTCTTCCAGAAACTCGTTGCCCTCGTCCGTGAAAGTCACGTTTCGGGTTTTTTCGTCCAGGCTGAAATGTTCTTCCGTCAGCTCGGGGATCACCTTGTCGATGGTAATGTACAGCTCACTGCGGTCCTGCGCGGGGCCAGAGATGATCAGCGGCGTGCGGGCCTCATCAATCAGGATGCTGTCCACTTCGTCCACAATCGCGAAATTGTGGAAGCGTTGGTGCATCTCTTTCAGTTCGGATTTCATGTTGTCGCGCAGATAATCGAAGCCAAGTTCGTTATTGGTCGCGTAAGTGACATCGGCGGCATAGGCCTGCGCCTTCTCGGCCTCGGGCTGTTGCGGATAGACGGCGCCGGTGGTCAGACCCAGCGCCGCGAACACCTTGCCCATCCATTCCGCATCACGACGCACCAGATAGTCGTTGACCGTAACGATATGCACGCCCTTGCCGGACAGGGCGTTCAGATAGGCCGGGAAGGTCGCAACCAGCGTCTTGCCCTCACCCGTCTTCATCTCGGCGATGTTACCGCGATGCAGGAAGATGCCACCCATCAGCTGCACATCGAAGGCCCTCAGGCCCAGCGCGCGGCGCGCGGCTTCGCGGCAGTTTGCGAAGGCTTCGACCAGCAGATCGTCCAGATCGGCCCCGCCCATGGCCTTCTTGGCCAGGTCTTCGGTCTTGGCCTTGATCTGATCGTCGCTGAATGCCTCATACTCGGCCTCTAGCGCGTTGATCTGGTCGATGATCGGGCGCACCGATTTGATCAATCGGTCATTCGGCGTGCCAAATACCTTTTTGGCAATCGTTCCAATACCCAGCATGTTCTCTCCGACGATTCTGCGCGCTTGACAGGAAGTTGTTGGGGATGCGCTTGCCCGCAATCCGGGCGCGCCATAAGTAGTGACGCAAGGGCGGCCCCTTAACCGGCCTCGGGCCGATGTAAGGTTCCGCAAGTTACGTGTCAACGCCACCCGCCACCGGCGGGCCCCGTGGAAGGAAATATGCCATGAC of Paracoccaceae bacterium contains these proteins:
- the secA gene encoding preprotein translocase subunit SecA, with product MLGIGTIAKKVFGTPNDRLIKSVRPIIDQINALEAEYEAFSDDQIKAKTEDLAKKAMGGADLDDLLVEAFANCREAARRALGLRAFDVQLMGGIFLHRGNIAEMKTGEGKTLVATFPAYLNALSGKGVHIVTVNDYLVRRDAEWMGKVFAALGLTTGAVYPQQPEAEKAQAYAADVTYATNNELGFDYLRDNMKSELKEMHQRFHNFAIVDEVDSILIDEARTPLIISGPAQDRSELYITIDKVIPELTEEHFSLDEKTRNVTFTDEGNEFLEEHLTASGILPEGQTLYDPESTTIVHHINQGLRAHKLFTKDKDYIVRDGEVVLIDEFTGRMMSGRRLSDGLHQAIEAKEDVSIQPENVTLASVTFQNYFRLYDKLAGMTGTAATEAEEFNEIYGLGVVEIPTNQDVARVDEHDAVYRTAVEKYAAIIEETKKAHEKGQPVLVGTTSIEKSEEISQILSKEGITHNVLNARQHEQEAQIIADAGKFGAVTIATNMAGRGTDIQLGGNVEMKVLEALTADPEADPEAVRTRIEAEHADEKAKVLAAGGLFVLASERHESRRIDNQLRGRSGRQGDPGKSSFFLSLEDDLMRIFGSERLDKVLSTLGMKEGEAIVHPWVNKSLEKAQAKVEGRNFDIRKQLLKFDDVMNEQRKVIFTQRRDIMEAEEIAEIAEDMRHQVIDDAVDEFIPAKTYADQWDGAGLHAAMVERVNIDTDVATWMDEDGVDDEEIRERLYKASDEMMAAKAAQFGPENMRSIEKQILLQTIDAKWREHLLTLEHLRSVVGFRGYAQRDPLNEYKNESFQLFESMLDSLRADVTQKLGQIRPLSAEEQAEMLRQMTAQQQGQQQAQVDEAAPEPRPEDAAPGFVEGDPTTWGNPARNDACPCGSGKKFKHCHGRLA